The Siansivirga zeaxanthinifaciens CC-SAMT-1 region ATATTGATGTTTTAAAGGATGAAGTAGCCGAAGTAGGCGAACCCTTGCCAAGTTATGCAACTTTTAAAAAAGACACACTGTTTTTAAGAGGTGACAGGTCTGAATACATAGGAGTTGGCGATGAAAGTATTATAAAAACCCATTTTCCAAAAGCAACTATTGTAACCATTGCCAATGCAGGACATTGGTTGCATGCCGAAAATCCAACCGACTTTTTTGATGCCGTGATGGGGTTTGTTCAATAAATTCGTATATTACATATTAAAATTTTAATATATGAAACTCATTATCAAACTTTTATTAAATGCCATAGCAGTTTTTGTAATCGCTCATTTTTTATCGGGTGTAACTGTAGATTCTTATGTAACAGCTATTATCGTTGCGGTTGTTTTATCAATTTTAAACCTATTGGTAAAACCCATTTTGGTGGTATTAACCTTGCCAATAACCATTGTAACTTTAGGCTTGTTTTTGCTCATTATTAACGCGCTTATTATTTTGTTAGCCGATTACTTAATTGCTGGCTTCGCTGTTAGTAGTATTTGGGTAGCCATTATCTTTAGTATCCTGCTTTCTATATTGCATTCCATATTAAATTCGCTTTTAAATGAAGATAAAAAATAGCTTAAAATCAAGCAATTAAAAACTTTGTTGGGTGGCAAAAATATTGTATTTTTGCCACCCAATTTTGGTTACAAGAATTGGTTTGTTGATTAAACATATTTGTTAAATGCCTCTAAAAAGGCTTTATATCATTTAAAATGAATATTACAAGAGAAAACGTTGATGCATTAAATGCTGTAGTAAAAGTAGATATCGCTAAAGAAGATTACAGCGATAAAGTTGAAAAAATATTAGCAGATTACCGTAAAACAGCTAACATTCCTGGATTTAGAAAAGGGCATGTGCCTATGGGTATGGTAAAAAAGCAATATGGTCAAGCTGTATTGGTTGATGAAGTTAATAAACTATTACAAGATGCTTTAAACAAATATTTAACTGAAGAAAAGTTAGATGTATTAGGACAACCATTACCAAAACCTCAAGATCAAATCGATTGGAATGCTGAGTCATTTTCTTTTGAATTTGAATTAGGTTTAGCACCAGAATTTGAAGTAAGTTTAGATACTAAAGATGCAATTACAGAATATAAAATAATTGCAGACGAAAAAATGCTTGATGAGCAAGTAGCTAATATTCAAAAACAATATGGTAAGTTAGTCTCTCAAGCTGTTGTTGAGAAAACTAGTGAAATTACAGGTGTTTACAAAAATGAAGAGCGCGATATTGAAAACAAAGTAACCCTTACTTTAGATAAATTTGCTGGCGATGCTACCGAAAAACAATTTATAGGAGCTAAAGTTGGCGATGTTCTTACTTTAAATACAAAAGGACTTTACAGCGATGATCACGAATTAATGCATGCGTTAAAAATTGGTCACGATGAGGTTCATGGTTTAGATATCGAAGTAACATTTACAATTTCTGAAATAAACACACGTGAATTAGCAGATTTAGACCAAGAATTATTTGATAAATTATTTGGTAAAGATGTTGTTTCAAATGTAACCGAATTAAAAGCTAAAATTAAAGAAGACGCCGAAAGACAATTTGCACAACAAGCAGATCAAAAGCTTTTAAATGATGTTACTGAATTTTTAGTTGAAAATACAAAATTCGATTTACCTGCAGAATTCTTACAAAAATGGATGCAAACAGCTGGTGAGAAGCCTTTAGATAGCGATCAAGCAAAAGAAGAATACGAGAAATCAGAAAAAAGCTTGCGTTATCAATTAATTGAAAGCAAATTGATTACCGACAATAACATTCAAATTACTATGGATGATATTAGAAATCAAACAAAAACAATGATAAAAGCACAAATGGCTCAATTTGGTCAAACAAATCCTTCAGAGAAGGAATTAGACGATATTGCTGCTCGAATTTTATCAAATCAAGATGAAGCGCGTCGTATTTCTGAACAATTAATTAGTCAGAAATTATTAGCACTTTATAAAGAAAAAGCAAATATTAAAGTTAAAGAATTAAGTTACGAAGACTTTGTAAAAGAAGTTTACGGAGATAAATAATTCCTTACCTTTTAAAGAATAATTCCTTATATTTAGGCGCTTTAATAAATTTATTAAAGCGCCTAATTTGTTGAATAAGCAGGCCTGTTTTTTTTAAAACAGTAAATCTTCCAACATTTAAAATCTCATACAATTGAATATTAAGGAATTAGTTTAAAAACATAACAAGTAACATTATGGATTACGCAAAAGAATTTGAAAAATTCGCGATAAAAGATCAAGGAATAAGCAGTACATATTACAATAAAATTATAAGTAGTATGTATCCAACAAATTTAACACCAAACATTATTGAAGAGCGCCAAATGAATATCGCTATTTTCGATGTGTTTTCTCGTTTAATGATGGATCGTATTATTTTTATGGGAACGGCTATCAATGATCAGGTAGCAAACATCATACAAGCACAACTTTTGTTTTTAGAAAGCACCGATGCTAATAAAGACATTCAAATTTATATTAATTCTCCAGGTGGAAGTGTTTACGCTGGTTTAGGTATTTACGATACCATGCAATTTATTAAACCAGATGTAGCAACTATTTGTACAGGTATGGCAGCCTCTATGGGAGCGGTTTTACTTTGTGCAGGCGCTAAAGGAAAACGCAGTGGTTTAACCCATTCTCGTGTTATGATTCACCAACCATTAGGCGGTGCGCAAGGTCAGGCGAGTGATATAGAAATTACTGCAAGAGAAATCTTAATCTTAAAAGAAGAACTATATAACATTATTAGTAAGCATTCTGGTCAAGATTACGACAAAGTATATGCCGATAGTGATAGAGATTATTGGATGAAAGCCGATAAAGCTAAAGAATACGGTATGATTGACGAGATTTTAGCTCGTAATTAATTATTAATAAAAAAAGTCTAATAATTTAGATTTGATATCAAAAGTGTTTTTTTATTGAAAATGTAATTACATTAATTTTCAATAAATTAGCACTTTTAAATATATAAGCTTAAGCATTAGAAATTGAAAAGCTTACTTTTACAATTAAATAAGTATAATGGCGAAA contains the following coding sequences:
- the clpP gene encoding ATP-dependent Clp endopeptidase proteolytic subunit ClpP — protein: MDYAKEFEKFAIKDQGISSTYYNKIISSMYPTNLTPNIIEERQMNIAIFDVFSRLMMDRIIFMGTAINDQVANIIQAQLLFLESTDANKDIQIYINSPGGSVYAGLGIYDTMQFIKPDVATICTGMAASMGAVLLCAGAKGKRSGLTHSRVMIHQPLGGAQGQASDIEITAREILILKEELYNIISKHSGQDYDKVYADSDRDYWMKADKAKEYGMIDEILARN
- the tig gene encoding trigger factor, which encodes MNITRENVDALNAVVKVDIAKEDYSDKVEKILADYRKTANIPGFRKGHVPMGMVKKQYGQAVLVDEVNKLLQDALNKYLTEEKLDVLGQPLPKPQDQIDWNAESFSFEFELGLAPEFEVSLDTKDAITEYKIIADEKMLDEQVANIQKQYGKLVSQAVVEKTSEITGVYKNEERDIENKVTLTLDKFAGDATEKQFIGAKVGDVLTLNTKGLYSDDHELMHALKIGHDEVHGLDIEVTFTISEINTRELADLDQELFDKLFGKDVVSNVTELKAKIKEDAERQFAQQADQKLLNDVTEFLVENTKFDLPAEFLQKWMQTAGEKPLDSDQAKEEYEKSEKSLRYQLIESKLITDNNIQITMDDIRNQTKTMIKAQMAQFGQTNPSEKELDDIAARILSNQDEARRISEQLISQKLLALYKEKANIKVKELSYEDFVKEVYGDK
- a CDS encoding phage holin family protein; the protein is MKLIIKLLLNAIAVFVIAHFLSGVTVDSYVTAIIVAVVLSILNLLVKPILVVLTLPITIVTLGLFLLIINALIILLADYLIAGFAVSSIWVAIIFSILLSILHSILNSLLNEDKK